Within the Desulfovibrio oxyclinae DSM 11498 genome, the region TCCTTGATGTTTCCAGTGAAAAGAGGCGCCGCTCCCTTGAGCGGATTTTTTTCCACGACATCCTCAATCTTGCAGGCGGGCTTCGCGGCTTTATGCAACACGTTTGCTCTAATCCCACCAGCCTTGATACTGATTCAGCTCATGTGCTTTCTCTCTCATTCGAAAGGTTACTTGAGGAAATCTGTGCCCAACGGGATTTGGCCGCTGCAGAAAGTGGTGAACTCAAGGTCAAGTCCAGCCAGCTCAATTCGTTAACACAGCTGGAAAGCGTCATTAAGGTCTACCGAAGGCACGGAATCGCCGAGAATAAGCAGGTGCTCATGTCGGAAGATTCTGAGGATTTCGAGTTTGAATCTGATGCAGTTCTTCTCGGGCGTGTTCTCGGCAATATGGTCAAGAACTCGCTGGAGGCCAGCAAGTCCGGCGAGTCGGTCACGATAGGCTGCTCAAGAACAAGCGGCGCTTTTCGCTTTAGTGTTCACAACAATGGTTGTATGCCTCGCAAAGTGAGAAACCAGATATTCAAGCGCTCCTTCTCCACGAAAGGAGAGGACCGCGGTCTTGGTACCTACAGCATCCTTTTGCTTACTGAGCGCTACCTCGGCGGTACTGTCGCTTTTACCTCCACGGTTGAGGACGGTACCCGATTCTGGATAGATATCCCCGCCTGACTCTTTCCTCCACCTGTCTTCGGATGACCATGTGCATCCCCTCTACAGAGTTATGATAGGCTGATTGTTGATCAGTCTTAGCTCTGACCCCCGTCCGTTCTCTAATATCTCTTAAGTTGCAGCAGGATAGGTTCTTACATTTATGGCCGTGGTTGAATGTTGTGATGATCATCGTTGATCATTATCTGGGTTCCATTGGTTGTCGGCTGGTTTGTTTGGCTGTCTCTGGAGTTTTTTGTGGCAAGGATTTTCTTGAATTGCATAGTTGACCTGCTCTCTGTTTTGTGTCTAATTGATGAGTAAATGATTAGTGAGTTTGTGCAATGAGTGTTGCCGAGGAATATATAAGTCTCAGGGAAGTCGGCCGTCGGTTGGGGATACCTCCTTCCACGGTAGTGTATTATAAGGATAAATTTGAACGGTTTATTCCCGCGTCAGGCCCCGAAGGGCGGCGCAGGAAGTATCCTGTGGAAGTGGTGGAAATTTTCGGGAGGATCAGGGAAATGTTTAGCAAGAACTACTCGGTTGAGCAGATCGAGCGTGAGTTGGCGCTGAAGTTCGGATCAATGATCAATGTTGAACAGCAGGGCGAAAGTGTGACCGCGGAGTTTGGCAGGGTGTTGGACAAGATGTCGGAAGCTTTGCAGGACCAGTCGCTTTTCCGAAGCGAAATCCGTTCGCTGCGTGACGAGGTGGCAGAGCTCAGGCGTGAGCACCGTGACCTTGTGCGAGGATATCAGGAGCGCGTCGAGTTGCTTGAAGAAGGTTTCAAGGTGCTCAAGGACAAAAATATCGAGTTGGAGAGGAAGGTTGCCGCCGGCCCTGGTGGGGGAATTGATTTTCCGCCGGACGTCTACCTCGGCAGGCCGCTGGTCATTCGGTCTGAAGGAGAATTCCTTGGCGTGCAGGGGCGTGACAAGAAGCACTTCTCCCTCAAGGATTTCGTTGTCCTTATTGAGCGCCGTATGTCCGAGTCCATGAAGGTGGAGACATCCTGGAGCAAAAAGGATGGCGCATGGGTGCTGCTGGTTCGCACCGAGTCCAACGGTGGGATGTCGGATCAGAATATCGTCCTCGTGACGCACGAAACCGTTACTCCCAGCGGCAACACCGTCGTCGAGATTATTCGTCTCAACATTAATGGCGAAGATGCTCCGGACGCTCTTCTGCTGAGCCTGTTCCGTCAGGTCCGGTCTGTTTTCGGAGGGTAGCTTTTTTTTAATGAAATCAAGTCTAGAAAATCTCTTGATCTGTCCACGCTTTTTGACTATAGAGATGTAGTCGTGATTTGATGGACATCTATCGGAGCCGCAGGAGGGAGTCTCATGCCCCAGGTCGCAGCCAGGATTACCCATGATCAGGAGAAATGGCTCAAGGAGTTTTTCAAAACGAAAAGCGCCGGAGCCGAGTTTATTCTCCCGTGGGCGGTCGACGTCTTTTTCAAGTCCATCCGCAGCGTGTCCTGCGAGTTTTCCGTTGCCGAACTCAAGACCATTCTCGAAGCGCACAAGGACGTGAAGCTCCTGCCCAACCAGTCAAAGCAGGCGTACCTCATGCTTCGTGTGCAGGAGGCGTGCGACGAGAAGAACGTTCATATCCAGCACGGCGCGAGCAAGAGCAATCTTGAAGTGAAGCTTCGCCGCCTCACCGACCTTCAGGCCACCTCCCTCATGATATGGGCCTGCGCGTTCTGGGTCAGCAAGACTTGGAACGGTGTCGCCATCGACGATTACGTCAAGCTTTCCTGCGGCTAGACCTTCTTGCCAGCATAGAATATTTCCAGTATTGATCCCTGAGCCGAATGAAGTGAATGCGGAGGGTGCTCCCAGCATCCTCCGTTCTCGTATATCCTGTAAAGGAGCAACCCATGCAACCGATCCCCTGCATCCTCACCATTGCCGGGTCAGATTCCGGCGGCGGCGCAGGGATTCAGGCCGACCTGAAGACCATCTCAATGCTCGGAGGGTACGGCGCCAGTGTCATCACTGCGCTTACGGCACAGAATACCACTGCCGTGACGGGTATTCACGCCCCTGATCCCGCTTTTGTGGCCGAGCAGCTTAAAACGGTTACCTCGGATATCCCGG harbors:
- a CDS encoding sensor histidine kinase, which produces MLDSEFNVSATAYLPAEVASSDELQDQIRAIRDSGAFHVAQLVPYGLMVLNPQRQAVFVNDSVLEMAKAEIDSDILGKRPGEIFNCIHLKDGKSLCGTTEFCRECGAAKAVVDGLSGLEADAVCRMLCDLGNGPEAMDLRVTAAPYNDAEGRKYTVFTLLDVSSEKRRRSLERIFFHDILNLAGGLRGFMQHVCSNPTSLDTDSAHVLSLSFERLLEEICAQRDLAAAESGELKVKSSQLNSLTQLESVIKVYRRHGIAENKQVLMSEDSEDFEFESDAVLLGRVLGNMVKNSLEASKSGESVTIGCSRTSGAFRFSVHNNGCMPRKVRNQIFKRSFSTKGEDRGLGTYSILLLTERYLGGTVAFTSTVEDGTRFWIDIPA
- a CDS encoding MerR family transcriptional regulator gives rise to the protein MSVAEEYISLREVGRRLGIPPSTVVYYKDKFERFIPASGPEGRRRKYPVEVVEIFGRIREMFSKNYSVEQIERELALKFGSMINVEQQGESVTAEFGRVLDKMSEALQDQSLFRSEIRSLRDEVAELRREHRDLVRGYQERVELLEEGFKVLKDKNIELERKVAAGPGGGIDFPPDVYLGRPLVIRSEGEFLGVQGRDKKHFSLKDFVVLIERRMSESMKVETSWSKKDGAWVLLVRTESNGGMSDQNIVLVTHETVTPSGNTVVEIIRLNINGEDAPDALLLSLFRQVRSVFGG